From a region of the Zingiber officinale cultivar Zhangliang chromosome 4B, Zo_v1.1, whole genome shotgun sequence genome:
- the LOC121976391 gene encoding uncharacterized protein LOC121976391, producing the protein MPHGSVAGIPVVFLHRPLDATHHLFFAKRFNFYRALYLAMGSEGPSRRPFCLKCFKAASTCICSRLPSTPLDNSISVTILLHSLEKKHPLNSTRIAKLGLKNLEIVPVTDVNFHAQLVLRPLEPSMGAQMKPEGSLNFSDAKCCNGCRSAHSFNPQNPLERQVSDPSFTYHKQTPISSMLQLDFDVSSADSITMACDKCIVTCSSRDIKMFVERSCKPRINWVLETPIGRAAIDSGFNVKKLQRKELQPSKKLEDFDEFDIAIPPGAALLFPSDKAISLKEVDFEVKHLVVLDGTWAKAKRIYHENPWLQLLPHLKLDSGRESLYAEVRHEPKAGCFSTIESIVCAMKELGGAMEGLDKLLDVFRSMVDDQRVCCKDKIKDSVLETVSEP; encoded by the coding sequence ATGCCGCATGGTTCTGTCGCCGGCATTCCTGTCGTCTTCCTCCATCGGCCTCTCGATGCGACGCACCATCTCTTCTTCGCcaaaagattcaatttttatCGAGCACTATACTTAGCGATGGGGAGCGAGGGGCCTTCGCGGCGGCCCTTCTGTCTGAAGTGCTTCAAGGCGGCTAGTACCTGTATTTGCTCTCGATTACCGTCGACGCCTCTCGACAACTCGATCTCCGTCACGATCCTCCTTCATAGCTTGGAGAAGAAGCACCCGCTAAATTCAACGCGGATCGCTAAGTTGGGCCTGAAGAACCTGGAGATTGTCCCGGTCACCGATGTGAATTTTCACGCTCAGCTAGTTCTTCGTCCTCTCGAGCCCTCCATGGGAGCCCAGATGAAGCCAGAAGGAAGTTTGAATTTTTCAGATGCCAAGTGCTGCAATGGTTGCCGTTCTGCACATTCATTCAATCCTCAGAATCCACTGGAAAGGCAGGTCTCAGATCCTTCATTTACTTATCATAAACAGACTCCAATTTCTTCGATGCTGCAACTCGATTTTGATGTAAGTTCAGCTGATTCGATCACAATGGCATGTGATAAATGCATAGTAACATGCTCTAGTAGAGATATAAAGATGTTTGTTGAGCGCTCTTGCAAACCTAGAATCAACTGGGTCTTAGAGACTCCCATTGGCAGAGCTGCAATTGATAGTGGTTTTAATGTTAAAAAGTTGCAGAGGAAGGAATTGCAGCCAAGCAAGAAACTAGAAGACTTTGACGAATTCGATATTGCGATCCCTCCTGGAGCTGCACTCCTTTTTCCTAGTGATAAGGCTATCAGTTTAAAGGAAGTGGATTTCGAAGTGAAGCATTTGGTCGTTTTAGACGGCACTTGGGCAAAGGCAAAGAGGATTTACCATGAGAATCCATGGCTGCAACTTTTGCCTCATCTGAAGTTGGATTCAGGGAGGGAGAGCTTGTATGCTGAAGTGAGACACGAGCCTAAGGCAGGTTGTTTTTCCACCATTGAAAGCATTGTTTGtgccatgaaagaattaggagGTGCCATGGAAGGTTTGGACAAGCTTTTGGATGTGTTTAGATCAATGGTTGATGATCAAAGGGTCTGCTGTAAAGATAAGATCAAGGATAGTGTTTTAGAAACTGTATCAGAACCATAG
- the LOC121976392 gene encoding DCD domain-containing protein NRP-like isoform X2, with protein sequence MDSLWKLGDEFRGQTKNLEDYQWSVMTSKLAELTKSKVGRQNNLEYSKNSIEAKPYDKVEFHEDNKLESINLGLVNLDLKINDTSVKSLFHGAYSMSNAYQKSNTNEINSFKLDYAINKYAKNSANREVNHNTNDSNSYDNINGNNNSNNIDKRFKTLPSTEMLPRNEVLGGYIFVCNNDTMQEDLKRQLFDQLPVDAFMYYPSESFMSAKVTKCFRIASQIPRLSTCHYSRIASFSIQLYHSPITRDI encoded by the exons ATGGATAGCCTCTGGAAATTGGGAGATGAATTCAGAGGTCAAACAAAAAATTTAGAGGACTATCAGTGGTCTGTTATGACTTCCAAACTGGCTGAACTGACAAAGTCCAAAGTGGGCCGCCAGAATAATCTGGAGTACTCAAAAAACTCTATCGAAGCTAAGCCATATGACAAGGTTGAGTTCCACGAGGATAACAAACTCGAGAGCATCAATCTTGGACTTGTGAATCTGGATCTGAAGATAAATGATACTTCTGTAAAGAGTCTCTTCCATGGTGCTTATAGCATGAGCAATGCCTACCAGAAAAGCAACACTAACGAGATCAATAGCTTCAAGTTGGACTATGCAATTAACAAGTATGCTAAAAATTCTGCCAATAGAGAAGTTAACCACAATACGAATGACAGCAACAGTTACGACAACATCAATGGCaataacaacagcaacaacattGATAAGAGGTTTAAGACATTACCCTCAACTGAGATGCTGCCTAGAAATGAAGTTCTTGGTGGTTATATCTTTGTTTGCAACAATGATACTATGCAGGAAGATCTCAAACGACAACTTTTTG ATCAATTACCTGTAGATGCCTTTATGTACTATCCAAGTGAAAGTTTCATGTCTGCTAAAGTGACCAAGTGTTTTAG GATTGCCTCCCAGATACCGCGACTCAGTACGTGCCATTACTCCAGGATTGCCTCTTTTTCTATACAATTATACCACTCACCAATTACACGGGATATTTGA
- the LOC121976392 gene encoding DCD domain-containing protein NRP-like isoform X3 gives MDSLWKLGDEFRGQTKNLEDYQWSVMTSKLAELTKSKVGRQNNLEYSKNSIEAKPYDKVEFHEDNKLESINLGLVNLDLKINDTSVKSLFHGAYSMSNAYQKSNTNEINSFKLDYAINKYAKNSANREVNHNTNDSNSYDNINGNNNSNNIDKRFKTLPSTEMLPRNEVLGGYIFVCNNDTMQEDLKRQLFDAFMYYPSESFMSAKVTKCFRIASQIPRLSTCHYSRIASFSIQLYHSPITRDI, from the exons ATGGATAGCCTCTGGAAATTGGGAGATGAATTCAGAGGTCAAACAAAAAATTTAGAGGACTATCAGTGGTCTGTTATGACTTCCAAACTGGCTGAACTGACAAAGTCCAAAGTGGGCCGCCAGAATAATCTGGAGTACTCAAAAAACTCTATCGAAGCTAAGCCATATGACAAGGTTGAGTTCCACGAGGATAACAAACTCGAGAGCATCAATCTTGGACTTGTGAATCTGGATCTGAAGATAAATGATACTTCTGTAAAGAGTCTCTTCCATGGTGCTTATAGCATGAGCAATGCCTACCAGAAAAGCAACACTAACGAGATCAATAGCTTCAAGTTGGACTATGCAATTAACAAGTATGCTAAAAATTCTGCCAATAGAGAAGTTAACCACAATACGAATGACAGCAACAGTTACGACAACATCAATGGCaataacaacagcaacaacattGATAAGAGGTTTAAGACATTACCCTCAACTGAGATGCTGCCTAGAAATGAAGTTCTTGGTGGTTATATCTTTGTTTGCAACAATGATACTATGCAGGAAGATCTCAAACGACAACTTTTTG ATGCCTTTATGTACTATCCAAGTGAAAGTTTCATGTCTGCTAAAGTGACCAAGTGTTTTAG GATTGCCTCCCAGATACCGCGACTCAGTACGTGCCATTACTCCAGGATTGCCTCTTTTTCTATACAATTATACCACTCACCAATTACACGGGATATTTGA